In one Roseburia intestinalis L1-82 genomic region, the following are encoded:
- the cobT gene encoding nicotinate-nucleotide--dimethylbenzimidazole phosphoribosyltransferase, which yields MITEIKKKYAGGSGMGRYLNQGNESFEKSVNSEIYIDKTGLIKYTNRVLNTLQGYVCIRRPDEKIRKKVQENWDSLAKPLDGLGIFEKIFTQIGAVTGDERVPLQKKAVIVMCADNGIVEEGISQSGQEVTYQVAESMGKRKSSVCLMAAQANAKVIPIDVGIAAEETPEGVWNKKVSRGTKNFLKQPAMTEEEALAAIEAGIDSVKKCKEDGVTLLATGEMGIGNTTTSSAVAAALLNCETAAITGKGAGLSDAGLLHKIAVIDEARKKYQFDSKDVFRILCSVGGLDIAGLCGVCIGGAVYGVPVVLDGVISAVAALVAERLVPGVKDFLIASHKSREPAAALILQELGVHPVIDGSLALGEGTGAVLMFGLLDTVHAVYGNRTTFSDIRVEAYKRFTDV from the coding sequence ATGATAACGGAAATAAAAAAGAAGTACGCAGGAGGCAGCGGGATGGGAAGATACCTGAATCAGGGAAATGAAAGCTTTGAAAAGAGTGTAAATTCTGAAATTTATATCGATAAAACAGGTTTGATTAAGTATACCAACCGTGTTCTGAATACGCTACAGGGGTATGTCTGTATCAGAAGACCGGATGAGAAAATCCGAAAAAAGGTACAGGAAAACTGGGATTCCTTAGCGAAACCATTAGATGGGCTGGGAATCTTTGAAAAGATATTTACACAGATCGGTGCAGTGACAGGGGACGAGAGGGTGCCGTTACAAAAGAAGGCAGTGATCGTGATGTGTGCGGATAACGGGATCGTTGAGGAGGGCATCAGCCAGTCCGGGCAGGAAGTCACATATCAGGTTGCAGAATCCATGGGAAAACGAAAAAGCTCTGTCTGCCTTATGGCTGCACAGGCGAATGCTAAAGTCATTCCAATCGACGTCGGGATCGCAGCGGAAGAAACACCGGAAGGCGTCTGGAATAAAAAGGTGAGCAGGGGTACAAAAAACTTTTTAAAACAGCCGGCGATGACGGAGGAGGAAGCATTGGCTGCGATCGAAGCTGGCATCGACAGTGTAAAAAAGTGCAAAGAGGATGGTGTGACACTGCTTGCAACCGGGGAGATGGGAATTGGAAACACGACGACAAGCAGCGCAGTGGCGGCGGCATTGTTAAACTGTGAGACGGCAGCGATTACCGGAAAAGGTGCAGGACTCAGTGACGCGGGATTATTACATAAGATTGCGGTGATCGATGAGGCGCGGAAAAAATATCAGTTTGACTCCAAAGATGTATTTCGTATTCTGTGTTCGGTCGGCGGACTGGATATTGCAGGACTGTGCGGTGTCTGCATCGGGGGCGCAGTTTACGGTGTCCCGGTTGTGCTGGACGGTGTGATCAGTGCAGTTGCAGCACTTGTGGCAGAACGTCTTGTTCCGGGCGTAAAGGATTTCCTGATCGCTTCCCACAAAAGCAGGGAACCGGCAGCGGCACTGATCTTACAGGAACTTGGTGTACATCCGGTCATTGATGGCAGTCTGGCGCTCGGTGAGGGAACCGGTGCCGTTCTGATGTTTGGACTGCTCGATACGGTACATGCAGTCTATGGTAACCGGACAACATTTTCAGATATTAGGGTGGAAGCATACAAGAGGTTTACAGACGTATGA
- a CDS encoding bifunctional adenosylcobinamide kinase/adenosylcobinamide-phosphate guanylyltransferase, producing the protein MMVVVTGASGSGKSEYAEGVAVKLAGKGDLYYLATMRVYGEEGVRRVERHRKLRAGKGFQTAECPVKVDEAFAQVCMSESLEQTCDTSHGRVCTAEFLEQGCARLHGKIRMPVALLECMSNLVANEMFPETVGDEINANCVENIVRQIRHLKDQTGHLVIVTNQIFEDGIIYEPETMEYIRNLGQINQQLAEMADSVIEVVAGIPIFIKGEKL; encoded by the coding sequence ATGATGGTTGTAGTGACAGGCGCAAGCGGCAGTGGTAAGTCGGAATATGCAGAAGGTGTGGCGGTAAAGCTGGCGGGAAAAGGAGACTTATATTATCTTGCGACGATGCGTGTCTATGGAGAAGAGGGAGTACGCCGTGTGGAACGGCACAGAAAACTTCGCGCCGGGAAAGGATTTCAAACGGCTGAGTGTCCTGTCAAGGTGGATGAAGCGTTTGCACAGGTATGCATGTCAGAGTCTTTGGAACAGACATGTGACACATCACATGGAAGAGTATGTACGGCAGAATTTTTAGAACAGGGATGTGCCAGGCTGCATGGAAAAATACGGATGCCCGTGGCTTTATTGGAGTGCATGTCAAACCTTGTGGCGAATGAGATGTTCCCGGAGACTGTCGGTGATGAGATAAATGCAAACTGTGTAGAAAATATCGTCCGCCAGATCAGGCACTTGAAAGACCAGACCGGACATCTGGTGATCGTGACAAACCAGATCTTTGAGGACGGAATTATCTATGAACCGGAAACGATGGAATACATTAGAAATCTGGGTCAGATCAACCAACAGTTAGCAGAAATGGCGGATTCGGTGATTGAGGTTGTGGCAGGAATCCCGATTTTTATAAAGGGGGAGAAATTATGA
- a CDS encoding adenosylcobinamide-GDP ribazoletransferase yields the protein MMTTLRALVIAFSMYSQIPMPQFTWQDKEMKYAFCFFPWVGAAIGGITMFWWWFCGKFSVGNVAFAMIGTAIPLAVTGGFHVDGFMDTMDAFHSYQPREKKLEILKDSHIGAFSVICLVLYELIYIGAYSEIDAVRQAGIVAAGFFLSRCLSGIAAMTFPGAKKEGLLYMFTSKAHERAVKTALFLQTASVAVLMLYLDGVTGVAVLVGAGLTFLYYYKKCKKELGGITGDTEGYFVTVCECVIVVAAAVCGIIR from the coding sequence ATGATGACAACATTAAGAGCACTGGTCATTGCATTTTCCATGTATTCCCAGATACCGATGCCGCAGTTTACCTGGCAGGATAAAGAAATGAAGTATGCATTCTGCTTTTTCCCGTGGGTTGGAGCGGCCATCGGCGGTATCACGATGTTCTGGTGGTGGTTCTGCGGAAAATTTTCGGTTGGAAATGTGGCATTTGCCATGATTGGCACAGCCATTCCACTTGCAGTTACCGGAGGATTTCATGTGGATGGATTTATGGATACGATGGATGCGTTCCATTCTTACCAGCCGAGAGAGAAAAAACTTGAGATATTGAAGGACTCGCATATAGGTGCTTTTTCTGTAATCTGTCTGGTGCTGTATGAACTGATTTATATCGGAGCATATTCAGAGATAGATGCAGTACGGCAGGCGGGGATCGTGGCAGCCGGATTTTTCTTATCACGCTGTCTTTCCGGTATTGCTGCGATGACTTTTCCGGGTGCAAAGAAAGAAGGACTTTTGTATATGTTCACGAGCAAAGCGCATGAGCGGGCCGTAAAGACCGCACTGTTTTTGCAGACAGCATCGGTGGCGGTGCTGATGCTGTATTTAGACGGAGTGACGGGAGTGGCAGTGTTAGTGGGCGCAGGTCTTACTTTTCTGTATTATTATAAGAAATGTAAAAAGGAACTTGGAGGTATTACCGGGGATACCGAAGGATATTTTGTGACAGTGTGTGAGTGTGTGATCGTTGTGGCAGCTGCGGTATGTGGAATTATACGATGA
- a CDS encoding bifunctional adenosylcobinamide kinase/adenosylcobinamide-phosphate guanylyltransferase — protein MRLVLGGVAQGKRNYVKTAYHISENDIFSGENAELEQLCGAKAVDKFHLWVRRKVKEQADVPKLTETFIKKNPDCIVICNEVGCGVVPMLKEEREYREQVGRMQVILAKSSESVERVICGIAQKIK, from the coding sequence ATGAGACTGGTTTTAGGTGGAGTGGCACAGGGAAAACGCAATTATGTAAAAACAGCGTATCATATATCAGAGAACGACATTTTTTCGGGCGAAAACGCAGAACTTGAGCAGTTATGCGGTGCAAAAGCAGTAGATAAGTTCCATCTGTGGGTAAGAAGAAAAGTGAAAGAGCAGGCAGATGTGCCAAAACTCACAGAAACATTTATAAAGAAAAACCCGGATTGTATCGTGATCTGCAATGAAGTCGGATGCGGTGTGGTGCCGATGTTAAAAGAAGAAAGAGAGTACCGGGAGCAGGTCGGAAGGATGCAGGTCATTCTGGCAAAATCTTCGGAGAGTGTGGAGCGTGTGATATGCGGGATAGCACAGAAAATAAAATAA
- a CDS encoding histidine phosphatase family protein — protein sequence MAFIRHGETASNRRKSYLGWTDEPLSEDGCEMLLRNRKNYPAADLIFTSPMLRCRQTKEILYKDQPYQIIEKWKEMNFGSFEGKTYFDLNGNEDYQRWINSGGTLPFPDGESRAEFITRCKAGLLDCLMELEKQVTVPEKVVCIVHGGMIMALFDSYGQGSYFDYQCRCGQGYECTLSYAVDANGMVKETSISMRDEKLIFGE from the coding sequence ATGGCATTTATCCGGCATGGAGAGACAGCGTCGAACCGCAGAAAAAGTTATCTTGGCTGGACAGATGAACCGCTTTCTGAGGACGGATGTGAAATGCTGTTGCGCAACAGGAAAAATTATCCTGCAGCAGACCTTATTTTTACGAGTCCCATGCTAAGGTGCAGACAGACAAAAGAGATTTTATATAAAGATCAGCCTTATCAGATCATAGAAAAATGGAAAGAAATGAACTTTGGCAGTTTTGAGGGAAAGACTTACTTTGATTTAAATGGAAATGAAGATTATCAGAGATGGATCAACAGTGGCGGCACACTGCCGTTTCCGGACGGAGAGAGCCGGGCAGAATTTATCACAAGGTGTAAAGCGGGACTGTTGGATTGCCTGATGGAATTAGAAAAACAGGTAACTGTACCGGAAAAGGTTGTCTGCATTGTACATGGCGGCATGATTATGGCACTTTTTGACAGTTATGGACAGGGTTCCTATTTTGACTATCAGTGCAGGTGCGGACAGGGATACGAATGTACGCTGTCCTATGCAGTAGACGCAAATGGGATGGTGAAAGAGACATCAATTTCCATGCGTGATGAAAAATTAATTTTTGGAGAGTAA
- the cbiB gene encoding adenosylcobinamide-phosphate synthase CbiB: MYYHMIAFLAGFLLDLLIGDPHWLYHPVRLIGNLIAALDHRLLDVTGIRNEKKERRAGILLVTVVLLATGAVSGLLLWGAYAIAPVAGCILESIMTYQILATKCLKVESMKVYERLRADDLAGARNAVAMIVGRDTQNLDAAGVAKAAVETVAENTSDGVIAPMICLAIGGPVLGFLYKAVNTMDSMVGYKNERYLNFGRTAAKLDDVVNYIPARISAALMIAAAYGPGKQFSGKDALRIFKRDRYNHASPNSAQTEAACAGALHLRLAGDASYFGKIVKKPFIGDDLRPVEAEDIVRVNVLLYRSAVIGEILCLLALLVVTLF; the protein is encoded by the coding sequence ATGTATTATCATATGATAGCATTTCTGGCGGGATTTCTGCTGGATCTACTGATCGGGGATCCGCACTGGCTGTATCATCCGGTGCGCCTGATCGGAAATCTGATCGCAGCGTTGGATCATAGACTGCTTGATGTGACAGGCATAAGAAATGAAAAAAAAGAACGGCGCGCAGGTATTTTGCTAGTGACCGTTGTACTGCTTGCGACTGGAGCGGTGAGCGGTCTTTTGCTGTGGGGAGCTTATGCGATTGCGCCGGTGGCAGGCTGTATTTTAGAAAGTATCATGACCTATCAGATCCTTGCGACGAAATGCCTGAAAGTTGAGAGCATGAAAGTGTATGAACGTCTGCGGGCAGATGATCTTGCGGGCGCAAGAAATGCAGTGGCAATGATCGTCGGACGCGATACGCAAAATCTGGATGCGGCAGGGGTCGCGAAAGCGGCTGTGGAGACAGTAGCAGAAAATACGTCGGACGGTGTGATTGCTCCGATGATCTGTTTGGCGATCGGAGGTCCGGTGTTAGGGTTTTTATATAAGGCAGTCAACACGATGGACTCGATGGTGGGCTACAAGAATGAACGTTACCTGAATTTTGGAAGGACGGCAGCAAAACTCGATGATGTGGTGAATTATATCCCGGCGCGGATCAGTGCGGCGCTGATGATTGCAGCCGCCTATGGGCCGGGAAAACAGTTTTCCGGGAAAGATGCCCTGCGCATTTTTAAGCGTGACCGTTACAATCATGCAAGTCCGAACTCTGCCCAGACCGAGGCAGCCTGTGCGGGTGCCCTGCATCTTCGCCTGGCGGGGGATGCAAGCTATTTTGGAAAAATCGTAAAAAAGCCATTTATCGGGGATGATTTAAGACCGGTGGAAGCGGAGGATATCGTGCGGGTAAATGTGCTTTTGTACCGGAGTGCGGTGATCGGAGAAATCCTGTGTCTGCTGGCACTTTTGGTGGTAACATTATTCTGA
- a CDS encoding pyridoxamine 5'-phosphate oxidase family protein produces MRRFKQELSKEECMEILKNEPRGVLSVLGDDGYPYGMPVTHWYNEKNGKIYFHGAKSGHKIDAIKNCDKVSFCVYDKGYRKENDWALNIKSVIVFGRVRFVEDQDTINQICTNMCDKFTDDKEYAKVELSKCGSSVLCLELNPEHITGKLVNES; encoded by the coding sequence ATGAGAAGATTTAAACAGGAATTGAGCAAGGAAGAATGTATGGAGATTTTGAAAAATGAACCGAGAGGCGTGCTTTCTGTATTAGGTGACGATGGTTATCCGTATGGTATGCCTGTCACTCATTGGTACAATGAAAAAAACGGGAAAATTTATTTTCACGGTGCAAAATCGGGACATAAAATAGATGCGATAAAAAATTGTGACAAGGTTTCTTTCTGCGTCTATGATAAAGGCTATCGGAAAGAAAATGACTGGGCGCTGAATATAAAGAGCGTTATTGTGTTCGGACGTGTCCGCTTTGTAGAAGATCAGGACACAATAAATCAGATATGCACGAATATGTGTGATAAATTTACTGACGATAAGGAATATGCGAAAGTGGAACTTTCAAAATGCGGGTCGAGTGTGTTGTGTCTGGAATTAAATCCGGAACATATAACGGGGAAACTGGTAAATGAGTCATAG
- a CDS encoding HD domain-containing protein, with protein sequence MNLNQLFCEMIQYYRNDPKRIQHFTKVHSYAKLIGELSGMQGEELLTLEVAAYVHDIGIKVAEEKYGSSNGRLQEQEGPAVAEDMLGRMHFDEKIIRRVSYLVGHHHTYDQIDGLDYQILVEADFLVNLYEDGVTKEAVMHAYNKIFRTEHGKRICAEMFGIEE encoded by the coding sequence ATGAATTTAAATCAGTTATTTTGTGAAATGATACAGTATTACAGGAATGATCCCAAAAGAATCCAGCATTTTACAAAGGTACACAGCTATGCAAAGCTGATCGGGGAACTTTCCGGCATGCAGGGGGAAGAACTGCTGACACTCGAGGTGGCTGCTTATGTACATGATATCGGGATCAAAGTGGCGGAGGAAAAGTATGGAAGCAGTAACGGCAGGCTTCAGGAGCAGGAAGGGCCGGCAGTGGCAGAGGATATGCTTGGCAGAATGCATTTTGACGAAAAAATCATCCGGAGAGTGTCCTATCTGGTCGGACATCACCACACTTATGACCAGATTGACGGTCTGGATTACCAGATACTGGTGGAGGCAGATTTTCTGGTCAATCTCTATGAGGATGGCGTGACAAAAGAGGCTGTGATGCATGCATACAACAAAATTTTCCGCACGGAACATGGAAAACGCATCTGTGCAGAAATGTTTGGAATCGAGGAATGA
- a CDS encoding glycosyltransferase, which yields MESQEKILVFCSREICYLSGNFFAHQLAAAFDDLGYETTVCEFTSQDDLDAVLSPFFGKKYRAVFDFNSLLPRLAMDDGTPVIDLFDGPFYDYIVDHPLFHYNCLMTRAKNFHAIVLDEGQADYVKKYHPQVKSVHMLPLGATIALFDGEKNPADHILFMGTYDAPEKVYDIVKAAPEPFCGMMKRIIEMRIAVPELPMEEAFAACLKEDDMELDEAQFALFMNTMYASDAYIRDYFRKAALDELLKKKIPVQLVGEGWEKYQTPYERYRTIEKPVTFDLSFEKIAREQIMLDVSPIFNRGVHDRAIAGMANRTVVLTDSNPYRCAHFKNRKDMMFYSLAKIDSLSEAAGELMENEKLRSEIRENAYQTFCAGHTWRARAKEILSWEAED from the coding sequence ATGGAATCGCAGGAAAAGATTTTAGTATTCTGTTCCAGAGAGATCTGCTATTTGTCCGGAAATTTTTTTGCACATCAGCTTGCGGCGGCATTTGATGATCTGGGATATGAGACTACTGTTTGTGAATTTACATCCCAGGATGATCTTGATGCCGTGCTTTCTCCGTTTTTTGGGAAAAAATATCGTGCAGTATTTGATTTTAATTCCTTGCTGCCACGGCTTGCGATGGATGACGGAACACCGGTGATCGACCTGTTCGACGGGCCGTTTTATGATTATATCGTGGATCATCCGTTGTTTCATTATAATTGTCTGATGACGCGGGCAAAAAACTTTCATGCGATTGTTCTTGACGAGGGGCAGGCAGATTATGTGAAAAAATATCATCCGCAGGTAAAGAGCGTACATATGCTTCCGCTTGGCGCAACCATCGCTTTATTTGACGGCGAAAAAAATCCCGCAGACCATATCCTTTTTATGGGGACTTATGATGCGCCGGAAAAAGTATATGATATCGTAAAGGCGGCACCGGAGCCATTTTGCGGGATGATGAAGCGGATCATAGAAATGCGGATTGCGGTGCCGGAACTTCCAATGGAAGAAGCATTTGCGGCATGTTTAAAAGAAGATGACATGGAGCTTGACGAAGCGCAGTTTGCACTTTTTATGAATACGATGTATGCGTCGGATGCTTATATCAGGGATTATTTCCGGAAAGCGGCACTCGATGAACTCTTGAAAAAGAAAATACCGGTTCAGTTAGTCGGCGAGGGATGGGAAAAATACCAGACACCGTATGAGAGATACCGGACGATCGAGAAGCCGGTCACCTTTGATCTTTCCTTTGAAAAGATTGCAAGAGAACAGATCATGCTTGATGTTTCGCCGATCTTTAACCGGGGCGTCCATGACCGGGCAATCGCAGGGATGGCGAACCGTACCGTGGTGCTGACAGATTCGAATCCGTACCGGTGTGCGCATTTTAAAAACCGCAAGGATATGATGTTTTATTCGCTGGCAAAAATAGATTCGCTTTCCGAGGCTGCCGGGGAACTGATGGAAAATGAAAAACTCCGTTCAGAAATCCGGGAAAATGCATATCAGACCTTTTGTGCCGGACATACCTGGAGGGCGCGTGCAAAAGAAATATTGTCATGGGAGGCAGAAGATTGA
- a CDS encoding epoxyqueuosine reductase QueH — translation MGGRRLKQNYQKMLEETIEKNQREERVPSLLLHSCCAPCSSYCLEYLSQYFKITVFYYNPNIYPEEEYTKRVAEQQHFIERLPAKYPISFVEGTYDKEYFYEMARGLEDVKEGGERCFRCYELRLRESAELAKELHMDYFTTTLSISPLKNAEKLNEIGDRLSEEYGIAYLNSDFKKKNGYKRSVELSEEYGMYRQYYCGCVFSKRERDAQIAAKAAAGNA, via the coding sequence ATGGGAGGCAGAAGATTGAAGCAGAATTATCAGAAAATGTTAGAGGAAACCATTGAAAAAAATCAGCGCGAAGAGCGAGTGCCTTCCCTGCTGCTGCATAGCTGCTGTGCGCCGTGCAGCTCTTATTGTCTGGAGTATCTGTCCCAGTATTTTAAAATTACGGTTTTTTATTATAATCCGAATATTTATCCGGAGGAAGAATATACAAAGCGTGTGGCGGAACAGCAGCATTTTATTGAGCGGCTTCCGGCAAAATATCCGATCTCTTTTGTGGAGGGAACCTATGACAAAGAGTACTTTTATGAGATGGCGCGCGGTTTAGAGGATGTGAAAGAGGGCGGGGAACGCTGCTTCCGCTGTTATGAGCTGCGCCTTAGGGAATCGGCAGAGCTTGCAAAGGAACTTCACATGGATTATTTTACGACGACATTATCTATCAGCCCGCTCAAAAATGCGGAAAAATTAAATGAGATCGGAGACCGTCTGTCGGAAGAATACGGGATCGCATATTTGAATTCTGATTTTAAAAAGAAGAATGGCTATAAGCGTTCCGTGGAACTATCGGAGGAGTATGGCATGTACCGCCAGTATTACTGTGGCTGTGTTTTCTCAAAGCGGGAGCGGGATGCACAGATCGCGGCAAAAGCGGCAGCTGGGAATGCATAA
- the argH gene encoding argininosuccinate lyase, translated as MAQLWGGRFTKATDQLVYNFNASITFDQKFYKQDIEGSIAHVKMLGKQGILTEQEMNDIITTLQEIKEDVESGKLEITSEYEDIHSFVEANLIDRLGDTGKKLHTGRSRNDQVALDMRLYTRDEVLAVDGLLKELLTTILHIMEENTETIMPGFTHLQKAQPITLAHHMGAYFEMFKRDRLRLHDIYERMNYCPLGSGALAGTTYPLDREYTAELLGFYGPTLNSMDGVSDRDYLIEFLSACATIMMHLSRFSEEVIIWNSNEYQFVEIDDAYSTGSSIMPQKKNPDIAELVRGKTGRVYGALMSLLTTMKGIPLAYNKDMQEDKELSFDAMDTVKGCVALFNGMLATMRFNKDRMRQSANHGFTNATDAADYLVNHGVPFRDAHGIVGRIVLYCLDKKIPIDDMSLEELKAISPVFEEDIYDAISMETCVNKRLTVGAPGKEAMEKVIEKEREYLSKEWM; from the coding sequence ATGGCACAGTTATGGGGAGGACGCTTTACAAAGGCAACAGATCAGCTTGTATATAATTTCAATGCGTCTATCACATTTGACCAGAAGTTTTATAAACAGGACATTGAGGGCAGCATTGCACATGTCAAAATGCTTGGAAAACAGGGCATTTTAACGGAGCAGGAGATGAACGACATCATCACAACACTGCAGGAGATCAAGGAGGATGTGGAGAGCGGAAAATTAGAGATCACATCGGAATATGAGGATATTCACAGTTTTGTGGAGGCAAATCTGATCGACCGTCTTGGAGATACTGGTAAAAAACTGCATACCGGACGCAGCCGTAACGACCAGGTAGCACTTGATATGCGTCTTTATACCAGGGACGAGGTGCTCGCGGTGGACGGACTGCTAAAAGAACTTCTGACTACAATCTTACATATTATGGAAGAAAATACAGAGACGATCATGCCGGGCTTTACCCATCTGCAGAAAGCACAGCCGATCACATTAGCACATCATATGGGTGCTTACTTTGAGATGTTTAAGCGTGACCGTCTGCGTCTGCATGATATTTATGAGCGCATGAATTACTGTCCGCTCGGTTCTGGTGCACTTGCTGGCACGACCTATCCGTTGGATCGTGAATATACTGCAGAGCTGCTCGGTTTTTACGGACCGACCTTAAACAGTATGGACGGTGTGTCGGACCGTGATTATCTGATCGAGTTCTTATCTGCATGTGCGACGATCATGATGCACCTTTCACGTTTTTCCGAGGAAGTCATTATCTGGAACTCCAATGAATACCAGTTTGTGGAAATCGATGATGCATACAGCACAGGAAGCAGTATCATGCCGCAGAAGAAAAACCCGGATATCGCAGAGTTAGTGCGCGGTAAAACAGGACGTGTCTACGGTGCATTGATGTCACTGCTCACAACCATGAAGGGAATCCCGCTTGCATACAATAAAGATATGCAGGAGGACAAAGAGCTTTCTTTTGATGCAATGGATACGGTAAAAGGCTGTGTCGCTTTGTTCAACGGCATGCTTGCCACCATGCGCTTTAACAAAGACAGAATGCGCCAGTCCGCAAATCATGGATTTACGAATGCCACAGATGCGGCTGATTACCTGGTAAACCACGGTGTTCCATTCCGTGATGCACATGGAATCGTCGGACGTATCGTGCTTTACTGCCTCGATAAAAAGATCCCGATCGATGATATGAGTTTAGAGGAATTAAAAGCGATCAGTCCGGTATTCGAGGAGGATATTTATGATGCGATCTCTATGGAAACATGCGTCAATAAACGTCTGACAGTCGGTGCTCCGGGCAAAGAGGCAATGGAGAAAGTCATTGAAAAAGAGCGTGAATATCTGAGTAAGGAATGGATGTAA
- the asd gene encoding aspartate-semialdehyde dehydrogenase: MSEKLKVGILGGTGMVGQRFISLLENHPWFEVTTIAASPRSAGKTYEQAVGDRWKMDTPMPEAVKNIVVMNVNEVEKVAAEVDFVFSAVDMTKEEIKKIEEDYAKTETPVVSNNSAHRWTPDVPMVVPEVNPEHMEVIKYQKERLGTKRGFVAVKPNCSIQSYAPVLTAWKEFEPYEVVATTYQAISGAGKTFKDWPEMVGNIIPYIGGEEEKSEKEPLRIWGHVDAEKKAIVPAESPVITCQCIRVPVLNGHTAAVFVKFKKNPTKEQLIEALKNFSGVPQELGLPSAPKQFIQYLEEDNRPQVSLDVNYENGMGISVGRLREDTVYDWKFVGLSHNTVRGAAGGAVLCAELLKAQGYITKK, from the coding sequence ATGAGCGAAAAGTTAAAAGTTGGTATTCTTGGCGGAACAGGTATGGTAGGACAGAGATTTATCTCTCTTTTAGAGAATCACCCATGGTTTGAGGTGACAACCATTGCAGCAAGTCCTAGAAGTGCCGGAAAGACCTATGAGCAGGCGGTTGGTGACCGTTGGAAAATGGATACTCCAATGCCGGAGGCAGTGAAAAACATCGTTGTCATGAATGTCAATGAGGTAGAGAAAGTAGCAGCAGAAGTCGATTTCGTATTCTCCGCAGTAGATATGACCAAAGAAGAGATCAAAAAGATCGAGGAAGATTATGCTAAGACAGAGACACCTGTTGTTTCCAATAACAGCGCACACCGCTGGACACCGGATGTTCCTATGGTAGTGCCGGAAGTAAACCCGGAACATATGGAAGTTATCAAATACCAGAAAGAGCGTCTTGGTACCAAACGCGGTTTCGTTGCCGTAAAACCAAACTGCTCCATCCAGAGCTATGCACCGGTACTTACTGCATGGAAAGAGTTTGAACCGTATGAAGTAGTTGCCACAACCTATCAGGCAATTTCCGGAGCTGGTAAGACATTTAAAGACTGGCCTGAGATGGTAGGAAACATCATTCCTTACATCGGTGGAGAGGAAGAAAAATCTGAGAAAGAGCCGCTTCGTATCTGGGGTCATGTGGATGCAGAGAAAAAAGCGATCGTTCCTGCAGAATCACCGGTGATCACCTGCCAGTGTATCCGTGTTCCGGTATTAAACGGACATACAGCAGCAGTATTTGTAAAATTTAAGAAAAACCCGACCAAAGAGCAGCTGATCGAGGCATTGAAAAACTTCAGCGGTGTTCCGCAGGAGTTAGGACTTCCAAGTGCACCAAAGCAGTTCATCCAGTACTTAGAGGAAGACAACAGACCACAGGTTTCCTTAGATGTTAACTATGAGAATGGAATGGGTATCTCTGTCGGCAGATTAAGAGAGGATACCGTATACGACTGGAAGTTTGTCGGACTTTCCCACAATACAGTCCGCGGTGCAGCAGGCGGTGCAGTACTTTGCGCAGAATTGTTGAAAGCACAGGGATATATCACAAAGAAATAA